The following proteins come from a genomic window of Dermacentor albipictus isolate Rhodes 1998 colony chromosome 8, USDA_Dalb.pri_finalv2, whole genome shotgun sequence:
- the LOC139048936 gene encoding uncharacterized protein isoform X1: MAGGDPRKFPVTTGQADSLKLFDVGLADIEGIKGFFSGEAIDHASPCTATEDRACHIVRHLSVWNEVLSQAKLELRETPRKRSGLTVASIDCPYMRDHSLDTLHWVATLLHCLVKKHHCVTHLDVTMGRLNLYDELLCDALRGNQFVESLKLRDSYGRGIGPDRIFCAVVPTLPNLKHFECTSNAECRRSFLDELTSLLLTTRSLTSLHLPNLYMKRKEAEAFLTAITACSTLKELSLNTAVVASSQEGMCATFAEYLKSSTALTTLSFVGERSFYRTSMQLILRGLVENKTITRLDFRMALVLEQCVEEVSNIFAKNKTLRSIHIVRCRLQQHHTGAFVWDGWLTALTENETLQELTLPLHIWRPQKWALFFRALSAKHSLKHVVIDEDSASTFVLQEVCEALRESGAEEKVVFWPHLGVACYRYALHLLRYHCFRDVIAWQAARDAPPLGRLLHQLCSLNHVTSLTVTIDPGRHSENLSSALTDYVGTTTTLKKLRLISMSLASSANETDLDWTAVIESFSRNSSLAELCVSATCMSEVDSECMADVVNHSENIRRFSVSVRRGWNWAAFVSRLSDGICRNYSLLRVEVPGYMNKDSFAIWDTARRNSRLVATASQFLAGANLDKITAAALERVLRHRALLEELAEVQSISEDEAADALRDEVRSFEGLHDFMRLAGVVKERVTCHRREDGRTQLDDLNEHCWIAIRRCLALGDVVDECAQSEPNRV, from the exons ATGGCAGGCGGTGACCCAAGGAAGTTCCCGGTGACGACTGGTCAGGCCGATTCGTTGAAGCTGTTCGACGTGGGCTTGGCAGACATAGAAGGAATAAAGGGCTTCTTCTCGGGCGAAGCAATTGACCACGCGTCACCTTGCACTGCGACCGAGGACCGAGCGTGTCACATCGTTCGACACCTCAGTGTGTGGAACGAAGTGCTTTCCCAGGCCAAGCTCGAACTGAGAGAAACACCGCGAAAGCGCAGCGGGCTGACCGTAGCGAGCATTGACTGCCCGTACATGAGGGACCACTCGCTGGACACACTGCACTGGGTCGCCACGCTGCTGCACTGCCTCGTCAAGAAGCATCACTGCGTGACGCATCTGGACGTCACGATGGGCAGGCTCAACTTGTACGACGAGCTGCTGTGCGACGCCCTCCGCGGAAACCAATTCGTCGAGTCGCTCAAGTTGCGGGACTCGTACGGCCGGGGCATCGGTCCTGACCGTATCTTCTGCGCGGTCGTGCCGACCCTGCCAAACTTGAAGCACTTCGAGTGCACCAGTAATGCGGAGTGCCGGCGCTCTTTTTTGGACGAACTGACGTCCCTTTTGCTGACGACGAGGTCGCTCACGTCTCTCCATCTTCCTAATTTGTACATGAAACGTAAGGAAGCTGAGGCATTCTTGACTGCGATCACGGCGTGCTCAACCCTGAAAGAACTCTCTTTGAACACTGCAGTCGTGGCCTCCTCTCAAGAAGGAATGTGTGCCACTTTCGCGGAGTACCTGAAGAGTTCGACTGCCTTAACGACGCTCAGCTTTGTGGGAGAGCGCTCTTTTTACCGCACCTCTATGCAGTTGATACTGCGAGGACTCGTGGAAAACAAAACCATCACCAGACTGGACTTCAGGATGGCGTTGGTGCTGGAGCAGTGCGTCGAAGAAGTATCTAACATCTTTGCAAAGAATAAGACGCTGCGCAGTATTCACATTGTTCGTTGCCGTCTTCAACAGCACCACACAGGTGCTTTTGTTTGGGATGGCTGGCTGACAGCTCTCACGGAGAACGAGACGCTGCAAGAACTTACGCTGCCCTTGCACATCTGGCGACCCCAGAAGTGGGCTCTCTTCTTCAGAGCGCTTTCGGCGAAGCACAGTCTGAAGCACGTGGTCATAGATGAGGACTCCGCGAGCACCTTCGTCCTGCAAGAAGTCTGCGAAGCCCTTCGAGAAAGTGGCGCCGAGGAGAAGGTCGTTTTCTGGCCACACTTGGGGGTTGCCTGCTATCGGTACGCTCTCCATTTACTCAGGTACCATTGTTTTCGCGACGTCATAGCCTGGCAGGCTGCCCGCGATGCTCCGCCGCTTGGCAGGCTTCTGCACCAGCTGTGTTCGCTGAACCACGTGACATCGCTGACTGTGACTATTGATCCTGGCAGACACAGTGAGAACCTGTCGTCTGCTCTCACAGACTATGTTGGAACAACCACCACGCTCAAAAAACTGCGATTGATCTCGATGTCTCTCGCCTCCTCGGCGAATGAAACTGACCTAGATTGGACGGCCGTGATTGAGTCGTTTTCAAGAAACAGCAGCTTAGCAGAGCTGTGCGTGAGCGCCACATGCATGTCTGAGGTCGACTCTGAGTGCATGGCTGATGTCGTCAACCACAGCGAAAACATACGAAGGTTCTCCGTTTCGGTACGAAGGGGCTGGAACTGGGCGGCGTTCGTGAGTCGCTTGTCCGATGGCATATGTCGCAACTACAGCCTCCTAAGAGTCGAAGTTCCTGGCTACATGAACAAGGACTCGTTTGCCATTTGGGACACGGCCCGGAGGAACTCCCGCCTGGTGGCCACTGCTTCGCAATTCCTCGCAGGAGCAAATCTTGACAA GATCACTGCGGCGGCGCTGGAGCGGGTCCTGCGGCACCGAGCTCTTCTGGAGGAACTTGCTGAAGTCCAGTCCATCAGCGAGGACGAGGCAGCGGACGCTCTCCGAGACGAAGTCAGGTCCTTCGAAGGCTTGCACGATTTCATGCGACTCGCAGGAGTCGTCAAGGAGAgggtcacgtgtcatcgacgggaAGACGGGCGCACGCAGCTCGACGACCTCAACGAGCACTGCTGGATCGCGATCCGGCGCTGCCTCGCGCTTGGTGACGTCGTGGACGAATGCGCCCAATCAGAGCCGAACCGCGTGTGA